GCTATAGAGATGCCTAACAAATCTATCGAGCTGGTCTATGAACTCAGAGGGTTTTTGAAAAGAGTAAAATGCACCTCGTGCTCTATAATATGTTGGTCACACGATTTAGCATCACAGCTAGGACCCCTTTGATGACTCAATGCAATGATCCCACATGTCACTGACATAAGTTATTGGCACTCTAAGAGAGTGGTAGAAAGTCGTTTATGATTTGAAGTAAACTTGCCCAAACACAAAAGAAGTTGCCTACACAAAACAAATAACTATCAACTCTCATGACATTATGAAGTTATACCATGTTAACTCTTTATTTTATCTTATATTAACTATGGAATGATCAGTTTAGCACTTCAACCGAACTATAGCTTCCCTAATTATGAATGACAGCAATTACATATGGCTACATACCTTGGATTTATTTAAGAAAAACTTTATTTCTCCATGCCGAGCACAACAGAAGCCATTATTAAGCAATCTCTTCCTCAGGTTCAGCAGAACAATTTTTGCCTTATTGTTATGCATTTGCACACTCTCTTTTAATGGCCTGGTTGATTTTTTTCTTCTAGGAATTAATTATATTTCTAATTTCTCATTCCCTTTCAGCATGCCAAAGACACTTGAAAAGTATCAAAAGTGCAGTTATGCAGGGCCTGAAACAGCACTGCAAAATAGAGAGAGTGAGGTAAAGTCTTACTTTCCCTAAGTTTAATTAGTTCAGACTAATGCGCAGAAGTTTGTATTCATTTGAGCAGAATTTTTAATATATATACTCATTTGCTAACAGCCTATAGAAAGAAACTTTGGAATTTATGACACTAATTGCTTTGCTTCAAAGAAGTAACAACATTTTGCAATCTAATGGTTTGGATTTTTCATATTTGAAGGATCACACAGGCTAACACAACTATTATGTATAGATTTAAAGGAGGCACCTGTCAAAGGCTATTTTAGATGATAGTATTAAACTCAAGCAAACGCAAAAAGTCCTAAATGTCATCAATAATATATAGGTGTGTGGAAATACAGATGTCGAGTTTCTCCTGATTATTCAGTGTGTACATTTTCGAACTGAACAAGCCTGATTCTGTTTCTGTTTTGTAAGACGTACTTGTGACTATCATTTAGTAACTTGGAAATACAATTATGATTCAGCACTTAAGCAGATTTTCTCGTACGAAAAAAAATATGAGCACATTTCATGTGACATATCAAATGTATGAGTGGTAGCAAAGTTTcgtctatatatatatgtgcacAGTTCTTGACTTGACTTTATTCTGCAGCCAAAAACTCTAGCTGGTCCTATGGCCTTAAGATTCAGAATTACATATTCTTACTAACATCCTATATTGCATCATAAAGAAATCTGGCAATTAAGGGGGTACACTATCAGTGTGATAGTGCCTTGATAGAATATGCAATCAAGACAATCCTATCCCCTCTTCAATTAGACAGTAAAATAATTTTCCATTGGAAAACATGAGGCAAGCACTGCATAACGTTCTATATCTGTCTTTTCACAATTATGTCATGTTGAACAATTCATTCAGCTTATGATATTCTTTCATTTCTTTTTCATTCAGCAATTGAAAAGCAGCCGTAATGAGTACCTCAAACTGAAGGCACGTGTTGAAAACTTACAGCGAACTCAAAGGTTAGTTCTCTTTTTGTAAGTTCAGGTAATTCGTCTTTCTGTAAAACAATATAATTAAGggagcaatttcttttgaaaatGTGCTTTGATATGGGAAAACATGCGTGAAAGGACCACATCCAGCAAATTAAATTTGCTTGTCTATGGTTATTAAACTTTTATCAGAAACCTTTCTGAgagcatgttttatttgttcaTCTCAATAAGCAAGTTGATGAGACAAATCCTCTCCAATCAAATATTATTACATTTCTCTAAAATATTCATTTTGTGGACCATACTTGTTAGCCATATGGAACACGACAGCAAATGTAATCGGTCAGATTCCGAAACTAATTACAATAATGAAGGCGAGTGATCTATAAGTAGAACCATTAAATGTTCAGCTAGTCCATGTCATCTACTACTTGAGCAACAAGAATGGAATTGTAATTAGCTGGAATGAAAATGAAAATTTCAAGTATTGTCTACTATCAAGTCAAGTTTGCAGCTATCTGTATAAGAGATACGAAAATGGTCTATTTTAGTTCAGTGCATTTCTGCAAATGATATACAGTTCCACATTTTCATATCCATTTAAAAGTCTGCATGCTTTATGGACAATCTTAGGAATTTGCTCggcgaagatcttgatacattagACATAAAGGAGCTGGAGCACCTCGAGAAGCAGCTTGATTCATCCTTGAAGCACATAAGATCAACAAGGGTACTGAACATTCTCAAAGTATCAACAAGTGTATTTTTGTGAACTATGTGGCACCAGGCACTCTTTAATGGTATCTCAGCTCGACGCCCAGGTCTACCTCCATGTATCAAATATTCTGACCATTATGTTCCTCTTGTAGACACAGCACATGGTTGATCAACTGACAGAACTTCAGAGAAAGGTATGCTCTCAAAAATTTAACAAAATAGATTTGCCTTCCCTCAACCAGTGAATGACTTAAATTCCTCAATTTGCAGGAAAAAATGTTTTCTGAAGCAAATAAGTGTCTTCGAAGAAAAGTAAGTCGTTAAACTTGACTATTGTCGTACCATTCGAAAAATGCATTCATAGATGAACTTGATCAAATGGTTACTTATAAAAAGGATCAGAATAACAATAGAATTCAAGGCTTatgcaatattttatcttttCTCTGTGTAAGTTTTATTCGGAAACATAGAATTTAAGATTAAAGTTATTATTAGAAATTTTGATGGGGTCTGAATTTATTTCCTTTGACTAAATGCTTTCATACACTCTCATTTCTTTTGGTACTTGCTGTCTAATGTATATTTGTCTTGCAAATCTTACCTTCTGTGGTGTGCAATCATGCATAATTGAAATAAGATGCTAAAATACCAGTGTAATGTTTTCAAACTATTGATTGCACTTTACTTATTCAGGAAAAAGAACCATTAATTGATTGAAGAAATAACCTATTGTTTTCCAGTTTCCAACTTAACTTTCCGATGATGTAATTGTCTAATATATTGATGCTCCCTTATCAAAAAAAAAACCTATACTTCTCGAAGCTTGAATGGAGATACACATTATTCATCTTTACATAATAATAAACATTTATAGGGTTTAAGCAGTAAGGACGCTGACCATTATAATTGTTCTGAGATGTGCAGCTGGAGGAGAGCAATCAGGTTATCTGGCAGCAAGCGTGGGAGCACGGGGAGCCACAACCAGAAGTGCAGCATCAGCTGCAAGGCGGCAATGGATTCTTCCATCCCCTCGACGCTGCAGCTGCTCGTGGTGAACCCACCCTTCAGATAGGGTAAGCTCCTATTCCAAACCTCTCGGCTCAGTCTTgactttcttcttcttttgtcTTAATTATCTTAATACAGACGGTGGCTCTCCTACATAATTCGTAAAAAACACACAAGGATCTCAGTTTTGTTGCAATATTTTTATTAAATGCCTTATGGTTGGAGAGATGCATGCCCACAGAAAGGACACATCGTTTTCATAATCCGGTTTTACCCTGCTGTTTTATCCTACATACAGGATCATCAAAAGGACACCTTGTACAGTTATTTTTCTTGGTGGCAAAAAAGAACATCGTTTATCTGTCACACGACCGTGTATATTTAGCCAACGAAATCATATGACATGTCACATGTCATACCAATAGCTAGAGAATTGACGCTCTCTTTATGCTCTTTGGTCCAGCTAGATATATAATTGCTAAAACTTCAAATACAAAACTAGCATGATGAAGCACTAGTTAAGATCTCTCCAATTTGTTCTTGGAATGAAATTAAAGTTGATCCTCCAATTGTGCTATTGTTTGCAGGTACCCTTCCGAGGCACTGACTAGCTCATGCATGACCACCTTCCTGCCCCCATGGCTGCCATGAGATCACACTACTGTGTGATTCTGAAATAATAAAGATGCGGCAGAGCCGCCCATCGCGCTGCCATATGTTGTGCTTCGAGTGATAGATTCCACTTTAAGATTCTTGCGTGGCTTGTATGTGTGTAACATTTGTGATGAGCTTGTTGGAGATTATCCATTTGATTCTCGAATAATGTATTGGGCATTATAATATTGTGACTGCTTTGCCTCCAATGTACTGTTGTAGCGGGTGTGTGAACGTTGTGTGTGGGCTTGTAGCTGCACCATATTTATGTTGTAATCGTGACGACCTTTTGCCTAAATAACCAATGTTTATAGAATTTGCTGCACTTTAGCTACgttgtattgtgatgctttgtCATATTGGAAAGTCATCCTTGTTGGAAAAAAATGGTAGAAAGTAATGCATGAAAAGAGATAACATTCTTGCATGTTCTTATAAAAAAAAACTATGATAATCTGGAATATTGGATCTAGGTATTGAAATCTCATTTTCTCTATATGCTCTATTCAGTGGAGACTGGTGAACACAAAGGTCAGGTGGATGGATCCAAGTATTTTGTTGTTTGGTCTGTTCAGTGGTGAACCACGCACTAGCGAAGCAGCGATGCATGTTTTGTTTACACTAAACACTCTACATTCGCTCATTTTTATCTAGCATTTTTTTACTTTTCATGGTTTGCTGCTATATTTTGCTTAACCTTCTGTTGTGGAGAGTTTCGAGATGCTCTCGAGGGCAGCTGAAGATGAAACTTCCTTTCCCAGCCTGACCTGTCCAATTCGGCCCTGTTCTGCAGCCCATCCGTGTCGGCGCAAATAGCCCATAAAACTTCCGTGTGTCTGTGGGCTGGGTCTGAGGAGAGTTTTCTTGGGCCCTCCCGCAGTGGTGGGTGGGATTGAGGAGCTGACGACGGACGGGCCGCGGCAGAGGCGTGGACATTCTTGGCAGACCAACACCGGAGCGAGAGCGGAGCGGCCGCCGAAATCCACCACCGGAGGCCGGAGCGcaccgcgccgccggcgccgaggaGCTGTCCTCCTCTTAGGCACATGCCGTTGCTCTTCCGTCGAGCTCGAGCACGCTCTTCTGTGCTCTCTGTTGTGTACTTGTGTTGCGACCTACTTCACCTATAAACAGCGCTCGAACGCTGGTGGGTAGCACTCCGCCGAGCGGACCTACCACCGAGCTAGAAGCACGTTCGCCCTCTACAGCATCTACATCTAACCGCTACAACATCTAGAGATTATTTGGGAGGATTTTTAACGGCTTTGGCTTTATCTTTTCCGCAAATCGACACTATAGTGTCAAATTGTTTTGGAAGCTGGAGTAAAAATAAAATGGAAGCCAAATAAAACTCTTTTTTAACTTCACCGGTAAAGCTATTTTGTGGTAGCGTACCAAATGGCCCTACAGTTAGGCAATAGCAATGTGTAGCTAATCCGCTAACGATTTGAAAATTGTTGCAAGCAACCAAAAGGCTGGATTTTTCAGCTAGCAGCAGCATACGAAGTTAAGTCCTGTTAGGATACcttgggctaaactttagcctaAGAGCTAAAGATTAGCCCCTCAAATGGAGGACTAAAGTTGAGAGTTTTTGTTGTTTGGTTCCAAGATCTAAAGTTTAGATCGGGATGTTGAACCTTTTGCTCCTAATTATGGTGGGTAGGTAAGGAGAGAGGGGTGGGTGGGAGAGTAGGGTGTATTTTTTACCCACCTCTAACGAGATTTAAATTTTAGACATGTATTTTTAGTCCACCGAATTTTTAGACCATGGAACCAATCAGACCCGGCAGAAGTCTAGAGGCTGACTATCCTTTCTGGCACCTCTTTGAAATTTCTCGACGCTACTAGCGTACTTCAAGTACTCCTACGCTGATCTCAATGTGGCGTCTTTAATTTCCTTCGCGACCTTATCGTGAAGCCATGCCACGGTGTCACAGTCATCGCTACAAATGCCAAATTGTTGGGGTATCCAAGAGGAAGACAAAAAACATGTGACAGATACTGTAGTACTGGCAGGACTGATCCTGCCAGGCCCAGAGTCCAAGGGCCAAAGGAAGGCTGGGAGAATTATCGCACGTGGGCATAAGAAACGCAACGGGGACCAATTGAGACCTCCTGCCACTACAGCCAGCCTTATCCACCTGGCCATTGGACAGTGTAAAGGCTGCCTCCAGGACCGCGCCCAACCAACTGGGGCAACCGGGCAAATAGGAACGTGACAACTCCTTGCCTCTCTTCACAAGTTACCTTTTACAGAACTGTCTCCGTGCTAACTTATTTTTTACTCAAGTCCCTAAGTCATATAATATAAGACACATTTATGTTCCTTTTGTTGATAAAAATAATTAAATATATTCCTTAATGTTTAAACTAAACGTGGTTACGCCTTATATATCGGAACAGATGGAGTAAATCCTAATTACATAAATATTCTCATATCTCATCTTTATTTTTATGGTCCGGGAGGGTTTTGGTTTCTATTTTTGGTTCATTTTagatactccctccatcctaaaaTATAATGTATCGAAGGGTTCAAAATTTTTACCTAAATATTAGGCATCCTACGGTGTTTTGAAAACTAATATATTTCCAGCCTGCCATAAAATCAGCAAAATAATAACCAAATAAGATATTAAATAGGGGTATATGCGTTATTTTTTATTTCCTTAATCTATTATGAAAATGGTAGGATGCCCTATGTTAAAAGACAGATGAAGTATATGGCTTTTATGAGTTGTTTTTTACAGTGTGGAAGCTGTTTTTCCTTTTATTTGATGCCGTCGAAGTTGTTTTGGTAGAATAGCTGAAGCCATTTTGATGCATACTGTTTAAAACCAAAGTTACTATGAAATAAGTGCTCCAAACAGGATTTCCTTTTAACTGACATTTAGTCTCAGAATTTGGATACTATGCCATACAGATTAATTCGATGTTAGTGGTatcagaaaaaaaaacttttATATGATGTCTATTTTCATGGTTCAATGTATGAGATATTAACAGTACTTCCAAATGTAACGCCAAAGACCATGTTGGGTTACAGACTACAGTAGAGAACATGGAGTGATAAATACTAGCTAATAAGGAGATGTGACATGAGCATATATCTGAAATAAAATGGTTCTGCCACCCATTGAAATGCCTAACATGTGCTAGATAGAGGTTAATAGCGGACCTATGCATGTGAAATCCTATTGTGAATTACTAGCACAATGAGGGAAAGGTGATACGTCCTTTTAATCAAATACGTGCCTGAGCACGTTCGTTTAAAAAAAAGGAAGAGTGACACCGAACTCTAGGTCGGATTTTGGTCTGCATATACGTGAGTATGTAGGTAGCACAAGATGTTCAGTGAAGAAAACTACAAGTAGAGTAGTAAAATCCACAGTAGAATGCAAAACAAGCCGATTCAACGATAGTTCACCCATTTTTTGAACCAAGTCGAACAACCGTGCATTCacacagcccaaggcctggtgctACGTGGCCTGCAATATGAGCATCTATCGGAGAAGCAAACAGGCCATTCACCAATAGCTAGTATTGCTCTAGCATGACTCCAAAAATATCATGTACCctaatactccctccattcaaAGATGTTGGCCATTCATAAATTTTGTTATACACTTAGATATACATTATATTTAGATATATAGCAAGTACTATGAATTTCAAAAGGCTAAAACATCAAGTTTGAAACGGAGCAAGTTTCAACAATAGCTATGATTGTCATGGCACTGTGCAATATAGTCACCCAAAAGATTTTGCTAAGAATCCATATATTTTGTAAACTTGGTGCCATAACTTTCAGAAAAATTTAGATCTTATTTGGTTAGTcgggactaaactttagtcctgtCATATCTAATATTTGGACATCAATtaagagtattaaatataaCTTAATTACAAAATccattgcataaatggaggctaattcgcgagacgattCCATTAAGCTTAATTACTCCATGATTTGGCagtgttgtgctacagtaaacatgtgctagTGATGGATTAATTAGTTTAATAGATTCTTCTCGTGAATTAATCTCcgtttatgcaattaattttacgGTTACCTCATATTTAATGTCTCTAAATGACATCCAAATATCCGATGCGATCCAAATTTAAAAATTAGTACCAGCCGTTGCTCAAAATCAGCTATGGCTTGCTGCAGTGAAGTTGCTGCCATTCCAGCATTCACGGTCAAGACGACGAACACTAGTGCAGCAATTTCTGGCGCACTCTAGTCACTACTACCAACAGTCTACAACAGTCTACAGTGGCGGACATGCAACCTTCCAATGCCGTTTCGAAACGCGTCCTCGCGCGGAGCTCCTCCGCTTTCCGGGGTAGGGGACACTGACAGCCGGGCAGGGGCAGGATGGGCACCGTATCCTTTACCCATGACCCATCAGTCGAGCTCGAGCAGGAGATGGAGATGTGGAGCAGTGGAGGAGGCGACATGGAGCCCACCCTCCTGCTGGTTGTTGCCTGCCATCCACAACTTTCGCAGGAATGCATCGCCcctagctcgctcgctcgcctcgaTCCCCAAGACCAAGATTTGTTCCGATCCTCTCTTTATATCCTTCCGACCTGCTGCCTCCGTCCGGTTCATCCATCCCAGCAGTGAAGTGCCAGTGAGCTCTCCTGTTCATTGCGAGGTTGGTATTGTCTTGGCGCTGTTGGGCGAAACGAATGGTGCGGGAGGAGGCTATGGCCGCGAGGAGGGCGGAGCTTCAGCTGCTGCAGCatctggaggaggaggaggagagcaaGGGGAAGAGGAAGCGCGGCCGGGTGGAGCTGCGGCGGATCGAGGACCGGACCAGCCGGCAGGTGCGCTTCTCGAAGCGCCGGACCGGGCTGTTCAAGAAGGCCTACGAGCTCTCCGTGCTCTGCGACGCCCAGGTCGCGCTCATCGTCTtctcccccgccggccgcctctACGAGTtcgcctcctccacctccaGGTGACGATGATTTGCTTCAGGCCTCTCACGCGTAATCAACCATGGTGCTGGTGCGGTTAACAATCTGCTGTTCCTGTTGGCTCTTGCTTgcgttttttttcctttctaaaTCAACCCATGCTCTCCTGGCTTCTTCTTCGATCGCTTCCCGGCCTTGTCTTTGCTTGAACTGATCGATTCGTCTAGAAATCTCGCGCGCGTTCCCGCTGCCGCTAGAGCAAGCTGGATCTGTGCAGGACGCAGCTGATTTACGCGTCGTGAACTGTGCAAAGGAGCACGCTAGAATGATCTACAGGTAGCAAGAAGAATGAACTCATAAATGCCAGCACTAGGAAGCCAAGCCGCGAATTAACAGACCATGCTGGCCTTTAGCTTCATCATGGGATATGGCCGGTAAACCCTGATGAGAGACAAGCATGCTTAAGTTTTCGCACTGGGCTAGCTTGTCAATTGTTTGCATTTGTATTTTGGGATTCCACCATGCTGTTCTAAGACTGCTGTAAATGTCGCTTGTCCAATATTTTGGGATTCCACCTTGCTGTTCTTAGACTTACTGATAAATATCATATATGCTGCAGCAGATACTGTTAATGGTTAACATATAATTTGTTAACTGACTTGTGCTAGTTCgaaaacatgcataaaatatatGCGCAAATGCAAATCAAGGCATTGTAACTGTGCCCTGCAACTGTTCAACACAACAGTTAACCAAAACTAACGCAACATATAGAGCTTTTTCGTGATGAAACCGGATTTATGTAGTTTTGGTGGTGATcttgttaattaatttgaaGTAATTGTAGGTCATGTTCTTTTGTGCAGTGAACATTAATTATACACATATATACAT
The Panicum hallii strain FIL2 chromosome 6, PHallii_v3.1, whole genome shotgun sequence genome window above contains:
- the LOC112896884 gene encoding MADS-box transcription factor 7-like, with the protein product MGRGRVELKRIENKINRQVTFAKRRNGLLKKAYELSVLCDAEVALIIFSNRGKLYEFCSTQSMPKTLEKYQKCSYAGPETALQNRESEQLKSSRNEYLKLKARVENLQRTQRNLLGEDLDTLDIKELEHLEKQLDSSLKHIRSTRTQHMVDQLTELQRKEKMFSEANKCLRRKLEESNQVIWQQAWEHGEPQPEVQHQLQGGNGFFHPLDAAAARGEPTLQIGYPSEALTSSCMTTFLPPWLP
- the LOC112896355 gene encoding MADS-box transcription factor 51-like isoform X2, yielding MVREEAMAARRAELQLLQHLEEEEESKGKRKRGRVELRRIEDRTSRQVRFSKRRTGLFKKAYELSVLCDAQVALIVFSPAGRLYEFASSTSSVEEIFGRYWDLANTINDLNIEARDSTVDCNIQGNGSRCGRDEHDPDKQLGGNSNRRSGSYQE